A window of Candidatus Neomarinimicrobiota bacterium genomic DNA:
CCGAAACAAATGGCAGCATAATCTTTCTTGGCACAGCAAAGATCTTAATCGCTGTCGTATTAGGGGCTTCAATTGTTCCTCTAATTTCTGCGTTTCCTGAGAGCCTTCTCGGTGTTTTGCTGATAGTTGCAGGCATAGAACTTGGCTCCGCCGTAAAAGATCAGAGGGGGTTGCGGAATTTATTAACTATTTTTATTTTGGTTGCAGTATCATTTGTGTTCGGCAGCCTGACTGCTGGGTTTTTATTATCTTTAGCTGCATCAAAATCAGTGCTTCGATGACAGCGAAACTTAATTCTATCATCTGGTGTTTAAAGTTGATAAATATTCGCTAATCAGATATATTAAACACTAATTGCTTTTATTATCAAAACTCTAACTCAAAAAGGATATAGTATGAAAAATTTAATCTTTCTTCTCGTCTCTTCGCTTTTACTTCTTTCCTGCACGGGCGGTAAAACCTCTGATATCAATATGAATACTTCTTCCGAGGCACAAGCATTTATAGACTCTTACACGGCAACTTTCCTTGAGCTTCAATATTCTTATGCAAAGGCTTCATGGGCATCAAACACGATGATAGTTGAGGGAGACACTATGAATTCCTTCAATCGGAATAAGGCGAATGAGGCGGTTTCTGCTTTCTCCGGAAGCATTGAGAACATTGAAAGGGCGAGATATTTTTTAGACCGGAAGGGCAGTTTGAGTCCCATCCAAACTAAGCAACTCGAAACTATTTTATATTACGCTGCAGATTCACCTCAAACCGTACCTGATATTGTTAAAAGAAGAATCGCAGCGGAAACAGCACAGGTCGAGACTTTATATGGAT
This region includes:
- a CDS encoding peptidase, giving the protein MKNLIFLLVSSLLLLSCTGGKTSDINMNTSSEAQAFIDSYTATFLELQYSYAKASWASNTMIVEGDTMNSFNRNKANEAVSAFSGSIENIERARYFLDRKGSLSPIQTKQLETILYYAADSPQTVPDIVKRRIAAETAQVETLYG